The [Eubacterium] eligens ATCC 27750 genome segment CTATTGTACGATAACAATTATCCTGTCTATAATAACACAGTTTTATGCTGACAGTCAATTCATCTCTAAGCTTACAGACAGTGCTTTATTAACCTGTCCGATGATGTCATTATCCAGATGGCACACCTTATCCTTGAGTCTTCTTTTATCTATCGTTCTTAACTGTTCTAAAAGTATTACTGAATCCTTAACCATGTCATATCTTGATGAATCCAGCTCTACATGAGTTGGAAGCTTACTCTTATGCATCTGGCTCGTTATTGCAGCACATATAACTGTTGGACTGTGCTTATTTCCTGTATCATTCTGTATAATAAGTACCGGTCTTATTCCCCCTTGCTCCGAGCCAACCACAGGTCTTAAATCTGCATAAAAAATATCTCCTCTTTTTATTACCACAACTGTCACACTCCTAAAGCTAAATTGTTTCCTCTGGCATTAGTATTGCCTACTTTTAAGTGTGTATTCAGTTATCTTTTATCTTTTAATAGCATCTGCAACTGCATTTGCAATATCTGATGCCGTCATCCCTGCCTTTCCCCTGTTTAATGCTGCAATATCTCCAGCTTTTCCGTGAACATATACAGCCAGACATGCTGCCTCAAATGCATCAATTCCCATAGCTGTAAATCCCGCTGTCAGTCCTGTAAGAACATCTCCTGAACCTCCCGTTGACATTCCATCATTACCTGTACTGTTGATATACACATTTGTTCCGTCTGTTACAACTGTTCTTGCATCCTTTAATACACATATGCACTGATGTTCTTTTGCAAATTCTTTTGCACACTGTACCAGATTCTTTTTAATATCTGACACACTTTTTCCTATAAGCCTTGACATTTCCATAAGATGCGGCGTAACAATAATATTGCCTTCAGCATTTCCCCTAAAATCAATTTTTTCTGCAGCTATAATATTTAGTGCATCTGCATCTAATATTCTGACCTTATCATTAATTTCAATAACACTTCTGGTAATCTCTGCTGCCACTTCATTCATAGAAAGACCTGGTCCTGCAGCTATACTTTTTGCCCATGCAAAATCCTTTTTCAATTCTGCTGCAAGAGGCTTATTATCCTGATAAGTTGCAATCAGGCATTCTGGCATCCGTACAAGTAACGGTGTTTTATTTGCTTCATGTGTAAGAATCTTAACAAGTCCTGTTCCACTCCTGTATGCTGCGCTTGCTGATAAAACCGCAGCACCCCCCATATCCTTAGAGCCTGCTATTATAAGCGTTCTTCCGTATGTTCCCTTGTTAGAGTCCGAAGTTCTCACAACAAGTCTATCTATATCGTCATCCGTATATGTGAATGTTCTGCCAAAGCCATCCACTTTATTATGTAACACATTTTCAGGAACAAATCCTGCATTAACAACCTCCACACTACCACTGTATGTTGCTCCCGGATAAAACATGATACCTGTCTTTTTATAACCAAATGTTACAGTATAATCAGCTTTGACAGCCACTCCCATAATCTGACCATTATCAGCATTAATTCCTGATGCAATATCCACAGCAACAACCACAGAGCCTTTTTCCCCTGCTTCGTTGACAGCTTCTGCAATCTGTGCATATCTTCCTTCAATATTTCTTGAAAGTCCTATCCCGAACATTGCATCTACAATATAATCATATTCAGAAAAATCAATATTGCCATTATATTCCACACATTCTATTCCAAGATTGCTGACAATATTTTTCTGCAGTCTGTATTCTTC includes the following:
- a CDS encoding type II toxin-antitoxin system PemK/MazF family toxin, with the translated sequence MVIKRGDIFYADLRPVVGSEQGGIRPVLIIQNDTGNKHSPTVICAAITSQMHKSKLPTHVELDSSRYDMVKDSVILLEQLRTIDKRRLKDKVCHLDNDIIGQVNKALSVSLEMN
- a CDS encoding bifunctional ADP-dependent NAD(P)H-hydrate dehydratase/NAD(P)H-hydrate epimerase, translated to MEYLADSHTMKTVDNCSIQEFKIPSVVLMERAALGVSVFLKGLITREKSNKCIKTVCVCGSGNNGADGLAVARQLNENGINVSVVIAGTSEGTEEYRLQKNIVSNLGIECVEYNGNIDFSEYDYIVDAMFGIGLSRNIEGRYAQIAEAVNEAGEKGSVVVAVDIASGINADNGQIMGVAVKADYTVTFGYKKTGIMFYPGATYSGSVEVVNAGFVPENVLHNKVDGFGRTFTYTDDDIDRLVVRTSDSNKGTYGRTLIIAGSKDMGGAAVLSASAAYRSGTGLVKILTHEANKTPLLVRMPECLIATYQDNKPLAAELKKDFAWAKSIAAGPGLSMNEVAAEITRSVIEINDKVRILDADALNIIAAEKIDFRGNAEGNIIVTPHLMEMSRLIGKSVSDIKKNLVQCAKEFAKEHQCICVLKDARTVVTDGTNVYINSTGNDGMSTGGSGDVLTGLTAGFTAMGIDAFEAACLAVYVHGKAGDIAALNRGKAGMTASDIANAVADAIKR